One segment of Micromonospora parathelypteridis DNA contains the following:
- a CDS encoding NAD(P)H-binding protein, protein MRVVIAGGHGKIALLLQRHLAGRGDTAVGLIRNPAQAATLRAAGATPVVCDLEHADAAEVAAHLADADAVVFAAGAGPGSGAARKDTVDRGAAALLADAATRAGVRRYLLVSSMGVDAPPSAGTDDVWAAYLRAKKAAEDDLRGRDLAWTVLRPGRLTDDQPTGRVTLTRHADRGAISRTDVAHVLVALLDEPATTGATLELVGGSTPIADAIHAATT, encoded by the coding sequence ATGCGTGTCGTCATCGCCGGAGGCCACGGCAAGATCGCCCTACTGCTGCAACGCCACCTCGCCGGGCGCGGTGACACCGCCGTCGGGCTGATCCGTAACCCCGCGCAGGCCGCCACGCTGCGCGCCGCCGGCGCCACCCCCGTCGTCTGCGACCTGGAACACGCCGACGCCGCGGAGGTCGCCGCGCACCTCGCCGACGCCGACGCCGTGGTCTTCGCCGCGGGTGCCGGCCCCGGCAGCGGCGCCGCCCGCAAGGACACCGTCGACCGGGGCGCCGCCGCGCTGCTCGCCGACGCCGCCACCCGCGCCGGTGTCCGCCGCTACCTGCTGGTCTCCTCGATGGGCGTGGACGCCCCACCGTCAGCCGGCACCGACGACGTGTGGGCGGCGTACCTGCGGGCGAAGAAGGCCGCCGAGGACGACCTACGCGGCCGCGACCTGGCCTGGACGGTGCTACGCCCCGGGCGGCTCACCGACGACCAGCCCACCGGCCGGGTCACCCTCACCCGACACGCAGACCGCGGCGCGATCAGCCGCACCGACGTCGCCCACGTCCTCGTCGCCCTGCTCGACGAACCAGCCACTACCGG